In a genomic window of Lepisosteus oculatus isolate fLepOcu1 chromosome 3, fLepOcu1.hap2, whole genome shotgun sequence:
- the sigmar1 gene encoding sigma non-opioid intracellular receptor 1 isoform X1 yields MYQKMWVLKLVVAVGVLVLTIQFLQYWMGSKKYVFNKEDVAKLAKQYAGLDHEQAFSKVVVELRKKYPGHILPDEDLQWVFVNAGGWMGSMCLLHASVTEYVLLFGTAVDTSGHSGRYWAEISDTIISGTFRQWKEGTTKSEVYYPGDTIVHVVGEAASVQWSAGTWMVEYGRGFIPSTLGFALADTVFSTQDFLTLFYTVRVYIKGMLLETNTYLTEAGFF; encoded by the exons ATGTATCAGAAAATGTGG GTTTTAAAACTCGTGGTGGCGGTCGGGGTCCTAGTGTTAACGATCCAGTTCTTGCAGTACTGGATGGGGagcaaaaaatatgtttttaataaagaagATGTCGCGAAGCTGGCCAAACAGTATGCAG GACTGGATCATGAGCAGGCGTTCTCGAAGGTGGTCGTTGAGCTGAGGAAGAAGTACCCTGGTCACATCCTGCCAGATGAGGACCTGCAATGGGTGTTTGTTAATGCTGGAGGGTGGATGGGCTCCATGTGTCTGCTTCATGCCTCAGTCACTGAATATGTCTTGCTCTTTGGAACAGCAGTGGATACCAGCGGACATTCAG GTCGCTACTGGGCTGAAATTTCGGACACCATTATTTCTGGAACATTTAGACAATGGAAAGAGGGGACTACAAAGAGTGAGGTGTATTATCCAG GTGACACTATCGTCCACGTGGTGGGCGAAGCAGCTTCGGTGCAGTGGAGCGCCGGGACATGGATGGTGGAATACGGGCGGGGTTTCATTCCTTCCACATTGGGGTTTGCGTTGGCTGACACAGTGTTCAGCACACAGGACTTCCTCACACTCTTTTACACCGTTCGAGTGTATATCAAAGGCATGCTCCTAGAAACCAACACATACCTCACCGAGGCTGGGTTCTTTTAA
- the sigmar1 gene encoding sigma non-opioid intracellular receptor 1 isoform X2 — protein MGSKKYVFNKEDVAKLAKQYAGLDHEQAFSKVVVELRKKYPGHILPDEDLQWVFVNAGGWMGSMCLLHASVTEYVLLFGTAVDTSGHSGRYWAEISDTIISGTFRQWKEGTTKSEVYYPGDTIVHVVGEAASVQWSAGTWMVEYGRGFIPSTLGFALADTVFSTQDFLTLFYTVRVYIKGMLLETNTYLTEAGFF, from the exons ATGGGGagcaaaaaatatgtttttaataaagaagATGTCGCGAAGCTGGCCAAACAGTATGCAG GACTGGATCATGAGCAGGCGTTCTCGAAGGTGGTCGTTGAGCTGAGGAAGAAGTACCCTGGTCACATCCTGCCAGATGAGGACCTGCAATGGGTGTTTGTTAATGCTGGAGGGTGGATGGGCTCCATGTGTCTGCTTCATGCCTCAGTCACTGAATATGTCTTGCTCTTTGGAACAGCAGTGGATACCAGCGGACATTCAG GTCGCTACTGGGCTGAAATTTCGGACACCATTATTTCTGGAACATTTAGACAATGGAAAGAGGGGACTACAAAGAGTGAGGTGTATTATCCAG GTGACACTATCGTCCACGTGGTGGGCGAAGCAGCTTCGGTGCAGTGGAGCGCCGGGACATGGATGGTGGAATACGGGCGGGGTTTCATTCCTTCCACATTGGGGTTTGCGTTGGCTGACACAGTGTTCAGCACACAGGACTTCCTCACACTCTTTTACACCGTTCGAGTGTATATCAAAGGCATGCTCCTAGAAACCAACACATACCTCACCGAGGCTGGGTTCTTTTAA